The sequence TCGTCGCTACGCCCGAGGTAGTTGACGATGGCGGCAATCGCGTCGGCCACCACCCGGACGTCGTAGATCGTCAGGTCGCGGTCACGTCTGATCCCGAAGGTGCCGCACATGTCGGTGGCCCCGACCCGCACCGCGAGGATCTGATCACGACGCTCGGCCAGCAACTCGCCGATACGCGCGAGTTCGTGGTCACGGGTCTCCCGGTGTACCAGTTCCGGCGATTCGAGCACGGGCATCGCGTACAGGTGCTTGCCGAGACGATCGGACGCCGCGGCCAGCTCGTCGAGGAATTCGCGGCCGGTGACGCTCCCGAACTTCGGGATCACGAACCCGGTGAGGACCTCCGCGCCCGTGGTCAGCAGCTCGGCGATGCGCCGAAGATCAGCGGCCGCCCGCACCCGCACGAAGAGCTGCAGCCGGGCACCACCCGAAGCGGCCAGCCGGTCGAGCGCGTCGATGGCATTGAGCAGCGCGAACTCCACTTGATCGTCGGCAACGGCGTCCTCGAGGTCGAGGACCATCGAGCACACGCCCTCCGCGGACCGGCGAAGCACGATGTCCGCCAGATCGGACCGGGTGGCCGGCACGTACAACGTCGCACCGAGGGCGACGGCCAGCACCACCCTGTCCTCGTCCGGTTCCAGCGACTGCGGAGCGTGCAGGAACAACCGTTCGTGAGTCTGTGAGTCGAGGTGGTGAAAGTGCCGAACCCGCGGCATCGTGGTACCCGGTGTCACGGCGCCTGCCGCGGTCTGTTCGCTAATACTCATCGTCCCCCCATGTCATCGCTGCGCTGTATGTCCTCTCATCTTCTGAACCACCTCGGCAATGAACGCCGACACCGCATCGAGCTGGGTGATATACGCCCAGTAGTCGGGGTGCCTGCCCGTCAGTGTCCCTGCGATCCGGTGGATCCGCTCGAGCTGGGCGTCGAGGACCGACCCCCATTCCCGCACGAGCCCGCGATTGACAGCCAACATCTGGGCATCGCGCAGGCGAAATCTGATTTCGTTCTCTTTCGCACGCGGATTCTCGCGGACGTGCCGCAGTAGTCGCAACCGGTCGGTGACACCGTCCACTTTCGCCTCGGCATCCGCCAGATGAGTCCGCGCCGCGCTCGTCAACTCGAGCGCGCCTTCCGGGTTGCCCGCGGTCAGGGCCTCACGCGCCTTCTGCAGATCGGCCTCGGCCTGTTCGATCTGCAGGCGACTGTCCTGTTGGTTGTGGACGAGATCCGCCGAACTTCTCGCGTTGAACTCTCGCAACAGTGCGGAGTAGGCAGGCGCGAGCCGCTCGGCACGGGTCTGCACGGCGGCGATCCGGGTGGTCACCGACGACACCGCATGTGACGCGTCCCGCTCCTTGGACGGCGCAGCCGCCAGCGCACTGTCGAGGGCCGCCGCAGCATCCCGTACCCGGCCCGCGGCTTCGCGCACCGGGTTGGCCCCCCGGGCTGCCTGCAAGGCCGCGACGGCGTCGTCGAGCGCCGCAGCGGATGCCCGCACCGACGGATAGTCGCCGTACGCCTGGTGTCGCCGCAGCCCGTCCCGAG comes from Rhodococcus oxybenzonivorans and encodes:
- a CDS encoding HpcH/HpaI aldolase/citrate lyase family protein, with translation MSISEQTAAGAVTPGTTMPRVRHFHHLDSQTHERLFLHAPQSLEPDEDRVVLAVALGATLYVPATRSDLADIVLRRSAEGVCSMVLDLEDAVADDQVEFALLNAIDALDRLAASGGARLQLFVRVRAAADLRRIAELLTTGAEVLTGFVIPKFGSVTGREFLDELAAASDRLGKHLYAMPVLESPELVHRETRDHELARIGELLAERRDQILAVRVGATDMCGTFGIRRDRDLTIYDVRVVADAIAAIVNYLGRSDDTGHVITGPVWEYFADHERMFRPTLRATPFEEHDEVRFRQQLVSRDLDGLLREIALDRANGIQGKTVIHPTHVAAVHALSAVTHEEYHDALDILGADGVGGVRASGYRNKMNEMRPHRNWAEKTLVRAKVFGVTNEGITFVDLLTALAVR